One region of Paramagnetospirillum magnetotacticum MS-1 genomic DNA includes:
- a CDS encoding TolC family protein, giving the protein MNFSAFRVGSLLASVSLAALLAACAVTPEPFTKDELATHAREDLADMFKGGELLTKSLTVSDAIARAVRYNLDKRSKMMEEALALGQTDVDRWDLLPKLTANAGYNERSEPNSTRSRDLYTQTTSTSNPSYSADRVAKTADLTMSWNVLDFGLTYYTAKSNADRALVATERRRKAVHNLISEVRFAFWRAAAYQTLNGEVDAAVAEAKVALDKARLVERENLKAPVESLRYQKSLLETLRQLTAIQQELSTARIELAALINVPPGTNLVLDVPTDMKLPDWQMGLERMEETAFVNNPDLREQGYLTRIALDDTKKAIIRMLPGVTFSASRNYDYNSFLMDNHWYEAGAKLSWNLMNVISGHDALKYADANEETAKARRLALRMAVLAQVHVSERQFRNASSQFTQSDDLWKVDRRLAELSDAKAANDASGILERVAGHASAIASQLRRFQTYAQVEQAYAKMQATLGDDLLPDSIKVSDLNGLSTIIALRLEQWGKGEMAAPMVAEETPVAPPPSAIEAVAPAKDTPDLLSGVVRFFQDGLKQPQAVAAPPASAPQDAIKLSPPSTLEDARDQRPGIFDKAFRFLKDGLGKDQAARPEDLASVR; this is encoded by the coding sequence ATGAATTTTTCTGCTTTCAGAGTCGGCAGTCTGCTGGCCTCCGTCTCTCTGGCCGCCCTACTGGCCGCCTGCGCAGTGACGCCCGAACCGTTCACCAAGGATGAGTTGGCCACCCATGCCAGGGAGGATCTCGCTGACATGTTCAAGGGCGGCGAGCTCCTGACCAAGTCGTTGACGGTATCGGACGCCATTGCCCGCGCGGTGCGCTACAACCTGGACAAGCGCTCCAAGATGATGGAGGAGGCGCTGGCCCTCGGCCAGACCGATGTGGACCGCTGGGACCTGCTGCCTAAACTGACCGCCAATGCCGGCTACAACGAGCGCTCCGAACCCAATTCCACTAGGTCGCGTGATCTCTACACTCAGACGACCTCGACCTCCAATCCCAGCTATTCCGCCGATCGCGTCGCCAAGACCGCCGATCTGACCATGTCGTGGAACGTCCTGGATTTCGGCCTGACCTATTATACGGCCAAGTCCAACGCCGACCGCGCCCTGGTGGCGACCGAGCGCCGACGCAAGGCCGTCCACAACCTGATCTCCGAGGTGCGCTTCGCCTTCTGGCGTGCCGCCGCCTACCAAACCCTCAACGGCGAGGTCGATGCGGCGGTGGCCGAGGCTAAGGTAGCGCTGGACAAGGCCCGTCTGGTGGAGCGGGAGAACCTCAAAGCCCCGGTCGAAAGCCTGCGCTACCAGAAATCCTTGCTGGAAACGCTCCGTCAGCTGACCGCGATCCAGCAGGAATTGTCCACCGCCCGCATTGAACTGGCGGCACTGATCAACGTGCCGCCGGGAACCAATCTGGTCCTGGATGTTCCAACCGATATGAAGCTGCCCGACTGGCAGATGGGCTTGGAGCGCATGGAAGAGACGGCCTTCGTCAACAATCCCGATCTGCGTGAGCAGGGCTACCTGACCCGTATCGCCCTGGATGACACCAAGAAGGCCATTATCCGCATGCTGCCCGGCGTCACCTTCTCCGCCAGCCGCAATTACGACTACAACAGCTTCCTGATGGACAACCACTGGTACGAGGCCGGGGCCAAGCTGTCGTGGAACCTGATGAACGTGATTTCGGGCCATGATGCGTTGAAATACGCCGACGCCAACGAAGAGACCGCCAAGGCCCGGCGTCTGGCGTTGCGCATGGCGGTTCTGGCTCAGGTCCATGTCTCGGAGCGGCAATTCCGCAATGCCAGCAGCCAGTTCACGCAGTCGGACGATCTGTGGAAGGTGGACAGGCGGCTGGCAGAGTTGTCGGATGCCAAGGCGGCCAATGACGCCAGTGGTATTCTGGAGCGCGTGGCCGGTCATGCCTCGGCCATCGCCTCGCAATTGCGGCGCTTCCAGACCTACGCCCAGGTGGAGCAGGCCTACGCCAAGATGCAGGCCACGCTGGGCGATGATCTACTGCCTGACAGCATCAAGGTCTCCGATCTCAACGGCCTCAGCACCATTATCGCGCTGCGGTTGGAGCAATGGGGCAAGGGCGAGATGGCTGCCCCAATGGTGGCAGAGGAGACGCCCGTTGCGCCGCCGCCTTCGGCTATCGAGGCCGTTGCACCCGCCAAGGACACGCCCGATCTGTTGTCCGGCGTGGTCCGCTTTTTCCAGGATGGACTGAAGCAGCCCCAGGCGGTTGCCGCTCCTCCCGCGAGCGCCCCCCAGGATGCCATCAAGCTCTCGCCGCCCTCGACGCTGGAAGATGCGCGTGATCAGCGCCCAGGCATTTTCGACAAGGCGTTTCGCTTTCTGAAGGACGGTCTCGGGAAGGATCAAGCCGCTAGGCCGGAAGATCTCGCATCAGTGCGGTAA
- a CDS encoding helix-turn-helix domain-containing protein — MKPGYDSIVLNWLIDPQQSWTEIRAVDRDIECRQAPMPLELGVGWISKYDLPMGMSVLRADYRFNSSATGKLVQTARLEASLPVETLMLHTLSHGRSIQDDHILKETFSYGVGFDLFRYAQEVAVTPAVDCTFNCLATVLAVGRPALANLLGATVADRTLVALGLEVAPTVVVRAMPPSISSILQKAIPNNMTGLMRTLFIQARVLDYLTALIDHLGTNESDAPPVKVATQRAKDLHEYLVNTCGKLPTLELLAAQFNVSVRTLNNDFRAEYGQPIHAFVAEHRLSEAHVAIERSDIPLKTLAERLGYSHVNHFLAAFRRKFGYPPGNLRKRQPREP, encoded by the coding sequence ATGAAACCCGGATACGACAGCATCGTTCTGAATTGGCTGATCGACCCCCAGCAAAGCTGGACGGAAATTCGCGCCGTTGATCGAGATATAGAATGCAGACAGGCCCCCATGCCCCTTGAATTGGGCGTGGGCTGGATATCCAAATACGATCTGCCCATGGGAATGTCAGTCTTGCGCGCTGACTATCGCTTCAACTCTTCGGCCACTGGAAAACTGGTGCAGACCGCAAGGCTGGAAGCCTCTTTGCCCGTAGAAACGCTGATGCTGCATACGCTGAGTCATGGCCGCAGCATCCAAGACGATCACATCTTGAAAGAAACTTTCAGCTATGGCGTTGGATTTGACCTGTTTCGCTACGCCCAAGAAGTAGCCGTGACCCCAGCCGTTGACTGCACCTTTAACTGCCTCGCCACGGTCCTGGCGGTGGGACGGCCCGCCTTGGCCAACCTTCTGGGAGCGACGGTCGCCGATAGAACCTTGGTCGCCCTGGGGTTGGAGGTAGCCCCCACTGTGGTGGTTCGGGCCATGCCCCCAAGCATCTCATCGATTTTGCAGAAAGCCATTCCAAACAACATGACGGGCTTAATGCGCACCCTGTTCATCCAGGCTCGGGTCCTTGATTACCTGACCGCGTTGATTGATCATTTGGGCACCAATGAGAGTGATGCCCCGCCTGTCAAAGTCGCAACCCAACGGGCTAAAGACCTGCACGAATATCTAGTCAACACCTGCGGAAAGCTGCCAACGCTGGAATTGCTCGCAGCCCAGTTCAATGTATCGGTTCGCACCTTGAACAATGACTTCCGAGCCGAATATGGGCAGCCCATCCATGCGTTCGTCGCCGAACATCGCTTGTCAGAAGCCCACGTCGCGATAGAAAGAAGCGATATTCCCCTTAAGACCTTGGCCGAGCGCCTTGGATATTCCCACGTCAATCATTTCCTCGCGGCATTTCGCAGGAAGTTCGGATATCCACCCGGAAACTTAAGAAAAAGGCAGCCGCGTGAACCGTAA
- a CDS encoding site-2 protease family protein: MDAATMPLPGLRDELSLHPGPASLDGSPTWTIRDPVRNRYFRIGWAAFEALSRWGGTAGEVAEAVRAETTIDMTDDEVMDVAKFLYGNQLTQANSHADTARLAEQAAAEKHSVFNWLLHHYLFFRIPLVRPDRFLGKLLPLVAWLGSVWFRWTTLGALLLGLVLVARQWDVFTTTLVDTLSVSGMVSYGIALSLVKVVHELAHGLTAKRFGCRVPTMGAAFLVMWPVLYTDVNETWTLASRHQRLLVGAAGIMAELAVAAWATLLWAFLPEGALRQGVFVLAAFTWVSSLAINMSPFMRFDGYFLAMDALELPNLHPRAFAMARWWLREVLFDLGEPAPEAMDVHRRRAMVAFAFAVWIYRLVLFLGIAALVYHFFIKAVGVLLFCVEIGWFVCLPIWNEVKQWGKRRGDILKGTRWRRPLIGLGLALLVAIIPWRTRVEAPASVTAEIVAPLFLPAPARLEQVLVERGQHVVAGTKLLTFIAPDIDARRAITAARLEGKAAELEAVKLDPFGRERLSALTEELSRLGSEKAALDAEAERLTIIAPHAGLFLDPLPDLKPGAWLSPKQQLGLIRADGAAIATAYVAEDDLERIKEGDDARFLPHGLDHAGMAGKVLSIDRNPVKVLTDPALTSLHGGDIPVRAAGQALVPQGGFFRVTIRLNGPAPDIKLIGHAIISGQGQSMIGRAVRSALVVLVREWGA; this comes from the coding sequence ATGGACGCCGCCACCATGCCATTGCCGGGTTTGCGTGATGAGCTGTCGCTGCATCCCGGCCCGGCCTCCCTCGACGGCTCGCCCACCTGGACCATCCGGGATCCGGTGAGAAACCGATATTTCCGCATCGGCTGGGCCGCCTTCGAGGCCCTATCCCGTTGGGGTGGCACGGCGGGTGAGGTGGCCGAGGCGGTGCGGGCCGAGACCACCATCGACATGACTGATGACGAGGTGATGGACGTCGCCAAGTTCCTGTACGGCAACCAGCTTACCCAGGCCAACAGCCATGCCGACACTGCCCGGCTGGCCGAGCAGGCGGCGGCCGAGAAGCACTCGGTGTTCAACTGGCTGCTCCATCATTACCTGTTCTTCCGCATCCCCCTGGTGCGGCCGGATCGGTTCCTGGGCAAGCTGCTGCCGCTGGTGGCGTGGCTGGGCAGTGTCTGGTTCCGTTGGACCACCTTGGGCGCGCTGTTGCTGGGTTTGGTGCTGGTCGCTCGGCAATGGGATGTCTTCACCACCACCCTGGTTGATACCCTCTCGGTCAGCGGCATGGTCAGCTATGGCATCGCTCTGTCGCTGGTGAAGGTGGTGCATGAACTGGCCCACGGCCTCACCGCCAAGCGGTTCGGCTGTCGGGTTCCCACCATGGGAGCGGCCTTCCTGGTGATGTGGCCGGTGCTCTATACCGATGTCAATGAGACCTGGACCCTGGCCTCGCGGCATCAAAGGCTGCTGGTCGGTGCGGCGGGGATCATGGCCGAATTGGCGGTGGCGGCCTGGGCGACCCTGTTGTGGGCCTTCCTGCCTGAGGGGGCGTTGCGCCAGGGCGTCTTCGTGTTGGCCGCCTTCACCTGGGTGTCTTCGCTGGCCATCAATATGTCGCCGTTCATGCGCTTCGACGGCTATTTCCTGGCCATGGACGCCCTGGAACTCCCCAACCTCCACCCCAGGGCCTTCGCCATGGCGCGGTGGTGGTTGCGCGAAGTGCTGTTCGATCTGGGCGAACCTGCCCCCGAAGCCATGGATGTCCATCGACGCCGGGCCATGGTGGCCTTCGCCTTCGCCGTCTGGATCTACCGGCTGGTGCTGTTCCTCGGCATCGCCGCCTTGGTCTACCACTTCTTCATCAAGGCGGTGGGCGTGCTGCTGTTCTGCGTCGAGATCGGTTGGTTTGTGTGCCTGCCCATCTGGAATGAGGTGAAGCAATGGGGCAAGCGCCGAGGTGACATCCTCAAAGGCACCCGGTGGAGGCGTCCGCTGATCGGCCTCGGCCTTGCCCTGCTGGTAGCGATCATTCCCTGGCGCACGCGGGTCGAGGCTCCGGCCTCGGTTACTGCCGAGATCGTGGCACCGCTCTTCCTGCCGGCACCAGCCCGACTGGAGCAGGTGCTGGTCGAGCGCGGCCAGCATGTGGTGGCTGGAACCAAGCTACTGACCTTCATCGCTCCCGACATCGACGCAAGGCGCGCCATCACCGCTGCCCGGCTGGAGGGCAAGGCGGCCGAGTTGGAGGCGGTCAAGCTCGATCCGTTCGGCCGTGAGCGCCTCTCGGCCTTGACCGAGGAATTATCGCGGCTCGGCTCAGAGAAGGCGGCGCTGGATGCCGAGGCCGAACGGCTGACCATCATCGCCCCCCATGCCGGTCTGTTCCTCGATCCGCTGCCGGACCTGAAGCCCGGCGCCTGGCTGTCACCGAAGCAGCAGTTGGGCCTGATCCGCGCCGACGGCGCCGCCATCGCCACAGCCTATGTGGCCGAGGATGATCTGGAACGGATCAAGGAAGGTGATGACGCCCGCTTCCTCCCCCACGGCCTCGACCATGCCGGTATGGCGGGCAAGGTGCTATCCATCGACCGCAATCCAGTCAAGGTGCTGACCGATCCGGCCCTGACCTCGCTCCATGGCGGCGACATACCGGTGCGTGCCGCCGGCCAGGCTCTGGTGCCCCAGGGCGGATTCTTCCGCGTCACCATCCGTCTTAACGGCCCGGCGCCCGATATAAAGTTGATTGGACATGCTATCATCAGTGGGCAGGGCCAGAGCATGATCGGTCGCGCCGTCCGCTCCGCCCTCGTGGTTCTGGTCCGCGAATGGGGTGCCTGA
- a CDS encoding efflux RND transporter periplasmic adaptor subunit gives MNDNPLLALLGLEEHARKAANSTELGFVMVNDSRALASYRQAALLIDGEGLKAVSGVAGIETGAPFTLWLERIYKHLASDEIRKADSADLDRADAEEWAEWLPPHALLLPLKDRDGKRLGTLLLARDEEWTDQDIALLARASDFYGHAWAVLHHPSPITQWKQKLTGIPKWHLKLAAGIILALLFPVRLSVLAPAEVVAHNPAVIRSPMDGVIEKVHVRPNQPVAEGDLLFELDRTTLTGKLEVAKKALSTAQAELDQATQQAFFDTKAKGTLAVIRARIEERSAEAAQLEDLMARSQVKAPRAGVAVLDDPAEWQGRPVNVGEKVLAVASPNDVEVEAWLAPADVIALEKGDPVSLFLNAEPLSPVSAKLLYVTYEAIPQPDGTLGHRVRAELAKGELGPRLGLKGTARLDGHRVALIYWLARRPLAVVRNFLGM, from the coding sequence ATGAATGACAACCCGCTGCTTGCCCTGCTGGGATTGGAAGAACACGCCCGAAAGGCGGCCAATTCTACCGAGCTGGGCTTCGTCATGGTCAATGACAGCCGGGCGCTGGCGTCCTATCGCCAGGCGGCGCTACTGATCGACGGTGAGGGCCTGAAGGCGGTGTCGGGTGTCGCTGGCATCGAGACAGGGGCGCCCTTCACCCTATGGCTGGAGCGGATTTACAAGCACCTCGCCTCGGACGAAATCCGCAAAGCCGATTCCGCTGATCTTGACAGAGCCGATGCCGAGGAATGGGCGGAATGGCTGCCGCCCCATGCCCTGCTGTTGCCGTTGAAAGATCGAGATGGCAAACGGCTTGGCACGTTGCTGCTGGCCCGTGATGAGGAATGGACCGATCAGGACATCGCCCTGTTGGCCCGCGCCTCGGATTTCTACGGCCATGCCTGGGCGGTGCTGCATCACCCGTCGCCCATAACGCAATGGAAGCAGAAGCTCACCGGCATTCCCAAATGGCATCTCAAGCTGGCAGCGGGGATCATCCTGGCCCTGCTGTTCCCGGTGCGCCTGTCCGTGTTGGCTCCAGCCGAGGTGGTGGCCCATAACCCGGCGGTGATCCGCTCGCCCATGGATGGCGTCATCGAGAAGGTGCATGTGCGGCCCAATCAGCCAGTGGCCGAAGGTGATCTGCTGTTCGAACTGGACCGCACCACGCTGACCGGCAAGCTGGAGGTGGCCAAGAAGGCGCTGTCCACCGCCCAGGCGGAACTGGATCAGGCGACCCAGCAGGCATTCTTCGATACCAAGGCCAAGGGCACACTAGCGGTGATCCGCGCCCGTATCGAGGAACGGAGCGCCGAGGCGGCGCAGTTGGAAGACCTGATGGCTCGCTCCCAGGTCAAGGCACCCCGTGCCGGTGTCGCGGTGCTGGATGACCCCGCCGAATGGCAGGGCCGTCCGGTCAATGTGGGCGAGAAGGTTCTGGCGGTGGCGTCCCCCAATGACGTGGAGGTGGAAGCCTGGCTTGCCCCGGCCGATGTCATCGCCTTGGAGAAGGGTGATCCGGTCAGCCTGTTCCTCAATGCCGAGCCGCTGTCGCCGGTTTCGGCCAAGCTGCTTTACGTCACCTATGAAGCGATCCCCCAGCCCGACGGCACCCTGGGCCACCGGGTGCGCGCCGAACTAGCCAAGGGGGAATTGGGGCCGCGTCTCGGTCTCAAGGGAACCGCCCGCCTCGACGGCCATCGGGTGGCGCTGATCTACTGGCTGGCGCGGCGCCCCCTGGCGGTCGTGCGCAATTTCCTCGGGATGTAG
- a CDS encoding efflux RND transporter periplasmic adaptor subunit: MMSSRPDSGKGGLAAHWGWAVPVLCLLSFGAVAQEPVIPVQLVAVQYTTLSAELPGKIDRISVKEGDRFKEGQQLVAFDCVIQRAQLDEAQAVLGAAEKSKSVHKRLLELNSAGTLETEKSASDAAVAQAKLNSARAVTTKCGITAPFSGRVVEQKARAHQYIQAGQPILDILDDSALEAEFIVPSGWVRNLKPGLVVQVAVDEVKKVYPAKIARVGAKVDAVSHSVKVVAEVRGDYPELIAGMTGRVQMPAP, translated from the coding sequence ATGATGAGCTCCCGCCCAGACTCGGGAAAGGGCGGGCTTGCAGCCCACTGGGGATGGGCGGTCCCGGTCCTGTGCCTGCTGTCCTTCGGGGCAGTGGCCCAGGAACCGGTGATTCCGGTCCAACTGGTGGCGGTGCAGTACACCACCTTGTCTGCAGAGCTGCCGGGCAAGATCGATCGGATCAGCGTCAAAGAGGGCGACCGCTTTAAGGAAGGCCAGCAACTGGTGGCCTTCGACTGCGTCATCCAGCGGGCGCAGTTGGATGAGGCGCAAGCCGTCCTGGGGGCGGCGGAGAAGTCCAAATCGGTGCACAAGCGCCTGCTGGAACTGAACTCCGCTGGCACGCTGGAGACCGAGAAATCGGCCTCTGACGCTGCCGTGGCCCAGGCCAAGCTCAACTCGGCCCGCGCTGTCACCACCAAATGCGGCATCACCGCGCCGTTCTCAGGGCGGGTGGTGGAGCAGAAGGCTCGGGCTCATCAATACATCCAGGCGGGCCAGCCCATCCTCGACATCCTCGACGATTCTGCCCTGGAAGCTGAATTCATCGTACCATCCGGCTGGGTGCGCAACCTCAAGCCCGGTCTGGTGGTCCAGGTGGCGGTGGACGAGGTCAAGAAGGTCTATCCGGCCAAGATCGCCCGTGTCGGCGCCAAGGTCGATGCCGTCAGCCATTCGGTCAAGGTGGTGGCCGAGGTAAGGGGTGACTATCCCGAGCTGATCGCCGGCATGACCGGGCGGGTCCAGATGCCCGCCCCATGA
- a CDS encoding TolC family protein: MSTTTLSSTRLTRLLAAVSTVALLSACALTPTPYSQDEFAARAKADRAAMFNGQEALSKPLTLNESVARVLMYNLDKRSKMMEETLALGQLDLDRFDLLPKLAANAGYTERSSPNATKSRDLYTQTTSTSNPSYSADRFSITTDLGLTWNILDFGASYFTAHQNADRALIASERRRKTVANLVQEVRFTFWRAAAAQTLKGKVTEIITTAEKALLDSERVESEQLRNPIEGLRIQKTLLESIRQLEAIDQELTTAKAELAALINIPPGTDFKLDVPEKGGMTIPEWIMPIEQMEEAALINNPDLREQDYQSRIAVDETRKEILKLFPGITLSFSRQYDQNSFLMDNRWNEVGTKLSWNLINLLSAPDRIAHSESAEQVADAKRLALRMAVLAQVHVVSHQFISAAKQFERADKLWGIEKRLAETAGNQSRGGTTNEIERISTETSAIAAELRRFQTYAQMQSSYGKLQATIGADPIPNRVASHTLDGLSGAIVLSMPPVVKADPVPLAAPAIIESVTPAGEPEPTQPGTMAWLGSFISNGLAKPADVATETPSEAEHKDVVRDGLVWLGDKIGRMADRVGE; this comes from the coding sequence ATGAGCACCACGACCCTTTCCTCCACCCGCTTGACCCGATTGCTGGCCGCCGTATCCACCGTCGCCCTGCTGTCGGCCTGCGCGCTGACCCCAACCCCTTACAGCCAGGATGAATTCGCGGCCCGTGCCAAGGCTGATCGCGCCGCCATGTTCAATGGCCAGGAAGCCCTGTCCAAGCCTCTGACCCTCAACGAGTCCGTGGCCCGCGTGCTGATGTACAACCTGGACAAGCGTTCCAAGATGATGGAGGAGACGCTGGCCCTGGGCCAGCTTGATCTCGACCGCTTCGACCTGCTGCCCAAGCTGGCGGCCAATGCCGGCTATACCGAGCGGTCATCGCCCAACGCGACGAAATCCCGAGACCTCTATACCCAGACGACCAGCACCTCGAATCCAAGCTATTCCGCCGACAGGTTTTCCATTACCACCGATCTTGGCCTGACCTGGAACATCCTGGATTTTGGAGCCAGCTACTTCACCGCTCACCAGAATGCTGACCGTGCCCTGATCGCCTCCGAGCGTCGCCGCAAGACCGTTGCCAATCTGGTGCAGGAAGTGCGTTTCACCTTCTGGCGCGCCGCCGCCGCCCAGACGTTGAAGGGCAAGGTTACCGAGATCATCACCACTGCCGAAAAGGCTTTGCTCGATTCAGAGCGGGTGGAAAGCGAGCAGCTTCGCAATCCGATCGAGGGCCTTCGCATCCAGAAGACTCTGCTGGAAAGCATCCGCCAGTTAGAGGCGATCGATCAGGAACTGACCACCGCCAAGGCCGAGTTGGCAGCCCTGATCAACATCCCGCCGGGAACGGATTTCAAGTTAGACGTGCCGGAGAAGGGTGGCATGACCATTCCAGAATGGATCATGCCCATCGAGCAGATGGAAGAGGCGGCTCTGATTAACAACCCGGACCTGCGCGAGCAGGACTACCAAAGCCGCATTGCCGTCGATGAAACCCGCAAGGAAATCCTCAAGCTTTTTCCCGGCATCACCCTGTCATTCTCGCGGCAATACGATCAGAACTCGTTCCTGATGGATAATCGCTGGAACGAGGTGGGCACCAAGCTCAGCTGGAACCTTATCAATCTGCTATCGGCCCCCGACCGCATCGCCCATTCGGAAAGCGCCGAACAGGTGGCCGATGCCAAGCGGTTGGCACTCCGCATGGCAGTGCTGGCCCAAGTCCATGTGGTGTCGCACCAGTTCATCAGCGCCGCCAAGCAGTTCGAGCGGGCAGACAAGCTGTGGGGGATCGAAAAGCGTCTGGCCGAGACAGCCGGCAACCAGAGCCGGGGCGGCACTACCAACGAAATCGAGCGCATCAGCACCGAAACCTCTGCCATCGCCGCTGAACTGCGGCGTTTCCAGACCTATGCCCAGATGCAATCATCTTATGGGAAGCTACAGGCGACAATCGGTGCCGATCCGATTCCCAACCGGGTGGCCTCTCATACGCTGGATGGATTGTCGGGCGCCATCGTGCTGTCCATGCCTCCCGTGGTGAAGGCCGATCCCGTTCCTTTGGCCGCCCCCGCCATCATCGAGAGTGTAACTCCCGCAGGAGAGCCCGAACCCACGCAGCCAGGAACCATGGCATGGCTGGGCTCATTCATCTCCAATGGCCTGGCCAAGCCGGCCGATGTCGCCACTGAGACTCCGTCTGAGGCCGAACATAAGGATGTGGTCCGTGACGGCCTGGTCTGGCTGGGTGACAAAATCGGCCGCATGGCGGATCGGGTCGGCGAATGA